In Tenacibaculum sp. 190524A02b, the genomic stretch ATGGAATTTAATGGAGTTTTTTGTGGCAATCTGCTATATAAAAGAAAGATTACTTCGTCGTACCTTCCTCGTAAGGACGTAATCCATTGGTTTATATGCTAAAAAAACATATTCTTAAATCGAACTCACATTAGTTATGAAAAAACACACCCTACAACTTGTGTTCTTTTTCCTTTTTACAACCTTCAATTTACTGAGTCAAAACTATGCTATTTCAGTTAATGATAATCATGAATTCAACTCTGTTTTTCAGGGTTTAGAATCTGGAAATTTTAACGGAACAGCTAACGGTGTTTTAATTGTAAAGGACACACAAAACAAAGAGCTTTTACTAGACTTTCAAGGCAGTTATGCAGAATTAGACATTGAAAAAGATGAACATGAGATTTACGATATTAGTTATAAAAAATACACAGGAAAAACAACTAGTGGGAGAACAAAAATAATATATCAAACTTACGCTTTTGCTAACGCATTAGCTATTTACTTACAAGGAGTTCATTACGAACTCTCAGTAATTGATGGTGCTTGTGAACAAATTATTAATGGTCTTGAATATTCGTATACATCAGAAAAAAGCACTGAATATTTGATCATCCGAGTTACAAAAGAAATTGTATTAAACGATATAAAATCTACTAAGTCAATTAAAATTATCCCGAATTCTACCTTAGTGTTTGCTATAAATAGAAGTAAATAGACTTCTGTTTTGAACTTTACAACTAATTTCTTTTAATATATCTAAAGGAATTGTAAAATATAATTTTTAACTTTTAAGCTACACTTTAATCTATAACAAAAGATACTACTTTAAATAAAGCTCAAAAATGACCTATTTAAACCCTTCTTATTATTTTGATTTTGAAGAAAGCAACATTCAAAAACTCATTACTAACTACCAACACTTATCAGATAAAGAAAAAGCCATTAGTATTTATACTAGAGTCCGTGATAATTGGAAGTACAATCCGTATGCTATTAGTTTTACCAAAAAAAACTATAAAGCAAGCATCATTGCAGGTAAAGACTCTGGTAATTGTGTTGAAAAATCCATACTTCTAATTGCATGTCTTAGAGCCTTGCATATTCCTGCTCGATTACATTTAGGAAAAGTTAAAAATCATTTAGCTGTGGAAAGATTAACTGAAAAGTTTGGATCAAATGAATTAACACCTCACGGCATGGTTAACGTATTTTTAAACAATAAATGGTTAAAAATGTCTCCTGCCTTTAATAGCTCACTTTGTAAAAAATTCAATGTTTTACCTTTAGATTTTGACGGTAAAAACAACTCTTTTTTACAGCAGTACAATAAAAATGGTAGTTTGTTTATGGAGTATACGGAAGATTACGGACATTTTGAGGATGTGCCTTTAGACTTTATGAAAGAAAACATCAAGGCACATTATCCACATATTTTTGATACTAATGACACAATTACTGAATTTAAATTGTAAATCTCTTATTTTTGAAAATACAATCTTCTAATCCCTTTTGAACACCCTATGAATAGAGTTGATAGATTAATGAGTATTTTACTAACCCTACAATCTAAAAAATTTGTTCCTGCAAAAACACTTGCTAGTAAGTATAAATTAAGCGAACGAACTATTTACAGAGACTTGAAAGCTTTAAACGAAATTGGGGTTCCAATATATTTAGAACCTAATAAAGGTTATAGCCTTATGCATGGTTACTTCCTTCCTCCACTTTCTTTTACTATTGAAGAAGCAAACTCATTAGTACTATTACAATCCTTAGCTAGTAAGTTTGCCGACCAATCTGTCTATAAAAAATCAGAAAGTGCATTAGAGAAAATTAAAGCGCTATTAAAAAATGAAGATTGGAAAAAGAATAAAGACATCAGCTCTAAAATAGAAGTTTACATCCCTGAAAACAATGAAAATCACACTGATCATTTATTAAAAATACAAACAGGAATTTCTACTAAAAATATTTTAAGTATTACCTATACGGATAATCAAGACAATGAAACTCAAAGAGAAGTTGAACCTATCGGTTTAATTTTCTATACCAATCAATGGCACTTAATTGCTTGGTGTTGTTTAAGGAAAGCTTATAGAGATTTTAAAGTTTCAAAAATCAATCACCTAATACTTACCTCAAAAGAATACACTAAAGAGCACTCCTTTACTATTCAAGATTATATGAAGATTTTTTAGTTTTACAAAAATCACTGACATAGGGTTGTCATACCTACTATATATACTTGCAATATAAATTAAAACTTACCTAATTAATAAAAAGTATATAATATGGAACAACCATTTTTTAGCATTCCAAATGTATTATTTGATAATAATAACGAATTAATTATCAAAGCTTCTACTACTTCCTCTAAAGATGATTTTGATTTTTTTCAAGGAAAATTTGTGCTTAAAAACAAAAAACGAAAAGAAATTTTCAATAATTGTAATGAATGGATAACATTTGATTCAACTCAAGAAATGTATAAAATTCTACACGGTTTAGGAAATATTGACAATTTTTTAGCTATTAGAGATGGTAAGCCTTTTGAAGGAATGACAGTTAGACTATTTAATCCAGAAACCAAACTATGGAGTATGTATTGGGCGGATTCTAACAGAGGGAAATTTGACCCGCCAGTTGTTGGGTCATTTAAAAATAACATTGGCTATTTTTTTACTAAAGACATTATTAACGGTAAAAATGTTCTTGTTGTTTTTCGTTGGGATAAAACCGATGAAAATAATCCTAAATGGGGACAAGCTTTTTCAAATGATCAAGGTAAAACTTGGGAATGGAACTGGTTTATGGATATGACAAAAACAGGATAATAACCAATACTAACTGTAGTATAATAAGAACTCCCTTAATTCACACAATGATAATTAAGGGAGCTCATTTTAAACTTTTAATAATTGATTGTATCACTTAAGCGATAACTTCAAGGGTATTTATTTATACATTTAAAAACTTAATTAATTATATAATGGTGCTTTGCCCCATATGTAAGTTTTTAAAGTTAACATCACTATCATCTTCATTTTGGATATAGTCTTCAATAAAATCTCCTACTTTGCTAGTTGAAAATGGATTTTCAGGATTAATATCTTCTGTAGTTACTCCTAAATCTAACGATTTTTGTACTGCTCTTTCAATAGCAGCTGCTTCTTCATGCAAACCTAAATGTTGTAACAACATAGCTGCTGATAAAATTGAAGCTAAAGGGTTAGCTATATCCTTTCCTTTTGCTTGTGGAAAAGAACCATGAATTGGCTCAAACAAGGCATTTTCTTTCCCTACAGAAGCAGAAGCTAACAATCCTATTGATCCACCAATTACACTTGCTTCATCTGAAATAATATCTCCAAATAAATTTTCTGTAAGAATTACATCAAACTGTTTTGGATTTAAAATTAACTGCATTGCTGCATTATCTACAAATAAGAAGTCTAATGCTACATCTTCATATTGGCTAGCTAAAGCTGTTACTGTTTTTCTCCATAATCTAGAAGTTTCTAAAACATTTGCTTTATCTACTAACGTTAATTTCTTACGTCTAGTTTGCGCTGTTTTAAAAGCTAAATGTGCTATTCTTTCTATTTCTTCTACAGAATATGTACAACCATCAGAAGCTACTTGACCATCTTCACTTAACTCTTTTTTACCAAAATAGATACCTCCAGTTAACTCTCTATAAATACTAATATCCGTTCCCTGAATACGATCTCTTTTAAGCGGAGAGTTCTCTATTAACTTGTCGTAAGCTTTTACTGGACGTACATTACAAAACAATCCTAACTCCTTACGTAAACGTAATAATCCTTGTTCTGGACGAACTTTTGCTGTTGGATCATTATCATATTTGGGATCTCCAATTGCACCAAATAAAACGGCATCAGAACTTTTACACAACTCAACGGTTTCATCTGGTAATGGATTACCAGTTGCATCAATTGCACAAGCTCCCATTGAGGCTTCTTTATATAAAAAAGTATGATCAAAAACATCTGCTACAGCATTTAATGCTTTCTTTGCTTGTGCCGTAACTTCTGGTCCAATTCCATCTCCTGGTATAACTGTAATATTTACTTTCATTTCTATATTCTTTTAGACACTGTCTGCCCTTTTTACCCTTCAATTAAAATGGGCAGACGTTTTAGAATTTAGTTGTGTCCTTATATTGTATTATTTAATTCAAACGCTTGTATTTCTTCCTTTTTACTTACCAAAAAGTCAATATCATCATATCCATTTATCAAACACACTTTTTTATAAGCATCAATATCAAAACTTACATTTCCTATTGGAGTTCTTAGTTCTTGCGCTTCTAAGTTGACCATAATCCTTGTCGTTGGATCTATAGTAACTATATCCATAAGCTTAGCTAAAAACTCTTTAGAAACTTGGATAGGTAATATACCATTATTTAAGGCATTTCCTTTAAAAATATCAGCAAAAAAACTACTAACAATAACTTTAAATCCATATCCTGATAGTGCCCAAGCAGCATGCTCTCTACTTGATCCACACCCAAAGTTATCTCCTGCAATTAAAATACTTCCACTATATTTTAAGTTATTTAAAACAAAGTCTGTATTTAAATCTCCATTTTTATGAAAGCGCCAATCTCTAAAAACATTATCTCCAAACCCTTTTTTATCCGTAGCCTTTAAAAAACGTGCTGGAATAATTTGATCTGTATCAATATTTTCTGTTGGTAACGGTACTGCTGTATCTACTAGTTTAACAAACTTCTCCATTAATTCAAATGTTTTGTAAAGTCAATAATTTTACCTTCTACAGCGGTTGCTGCTGCCATTAGTGGACTTGCTAAAATAGTTCTAGCTCCTTGTCCTTGACGTCCTTCAAAGTTTCTATTTGAAGTTGATACACAATATTCTCCTTCAGGTATTTTATCATCATTCATTGCTAAGCAAGCTGAACAACCTGGTTGGCGTAATTGAAATCCTGCTTCTTCAAATATAGTTTGTAAACCTTCTTCTTGAATTTGTTTAGCTACTTGTTGTGAACCTGGTACTAGCCATGCATTTACATTAGCTGCTTTTTGCTTACCTTTAACATAATCTGCCGCTACTCTAAAATCTTCTATTCTAGAATTAGTACAGCTACCTATAAAAACGTAATTTACTTCTTTATCTATTAAACTCTCTCCTTTTTGAAAGTCCATATACTTCAACGCCTTTTTAAAAGAATCATCATCTTCTTTAGGAATTGTTTCAGAAATACCTATTCCCATACCTGGGTTTGTTCCATACGTCAACATAGGTTCAATATCTTCTGCATTAAAGGAATATTCCTGATCAAAAACAGCATTTTCATCTGTTTTTAAGGTTTTCCAATAAGCTACTTTCTTATCAAACTCTTCTCCTTTAGGCGCAAATTCTCTATCTTTTACATACTCAAAAGTAGTTTCATCTGGTGCAATCATTCCTCCTCTTGCTCCCATTTCAATACTCATGTTACACACTGTCATTCTTCCTTCCATAGACATTTCTTCAAATACGTTTCCAGCGTATTCACAAAAATATCCTGTTCCTGAATTGGTTCCTAACTTAGAGATAACATATAAGATAACATCTTTAGGTAAAACTCCCTTTTTCAGTTTACCATTAACATTTACTCGTAAACTTTTTGGCTTCTCTAATAGTAAACACTGACTTGCAAATACTTGTGCTACTTGACTTGTTCCAATTCCAAAAGCAATTGTTCCAAAAGCTCCGTGTGTAGATGTATGACTATCTCCACAAACCATAGTCATTCCTGGTTGTGTAATTCCAAGTTCAGGTGCCATAACATGCACAATACCATTATATTTATGCCCTAAACCATACAATGTAATTCCATTTTTTTCACAGTTCTTTGTTAACTGTTCCAACTGGTTTCTAGATAATTCGTCTTTTACTGGTAAGTGCTGATCTACCGTTGGCGTATTATGATCTGCAGTAGCAACAATCTTATCTGGTCGTGCAATTGGAATATTTCTTTCTTCCAATTCCTTAAACGCCTGCGGACTTGTTACTTCATGAATTAAATGTTTATCTATATACAATATTTGTGGGCCATTCTCTACTGTATCTACCACATGTGCATCCCACACTTTATCAAATAGTGTTTTTCCCATTAGGCTATTGCTATATTTGAAATTTTACTGACTTGTTTCATTATCACGTGAATATCTTCATCGATTACTTCTTTTTGCCTATCTGCAAATTGTAAAAAGGTTTTGTAAGCAACATCTAACTGTACTTTGGTTAATTCATAACCAATTTTTTTAGCTCTATATGCTAAAGCTGCTCTACCACTTCTTGCTGTTAAAACAATAGCACTTTCAGTTACACCAACTTCTGCTGGATCAATAATTTCATAAGTTTCCCTATTTTTTATTACTCCATCTTGGTGAATTCCTGAACTATGCGCAAATGCATTAGCTCCTACAATTGCTTTATTAGGCTGCACTAACATACCCATTTTTTCTCGAACCATTAAACTTGTATCGTACAATAATTTAGCATCAATACCTGTATGTAAGTTCAAATGTGAGTGTTGCCTTAATATCATGGCTACTTCCTCTAATGCTGTATTTCCGGCACGCTCTCCAATTCCATTAATTGTACACTCTATTTGACGTGCACCATTTACTGCACCTGCAATTGAATTTGCTGTAGCTAAACCTAAATCATTATGACAATGACATGAAATTGTTACATTTTCAATACCTTTTACATTATCTTTTAAGTACTTTATTTTAGCTCCATACTCTTCTGGTAAACAATATCCCGTAGTATCAGGAATATTTAGTACTGTAGCACCTGCTTTTATTACTTCTTCACATACCTTTGCTAAGAAAGCATTGTCTGTTCTTCCTGCATCTTCAGCAAAAAACTGAACATCATCTACAAAGTTTCTAGCATAAGCTACTGCTTTAGTAGCCCTTTCAATTACTTCCTCTCTAGAAATATTGAACTTATGTTTTATATGTGAATCACTTGTACCTATTCCTGTATGTATTCTTGGTTTTTTAGCTACCTTGAGCGCCTCTCCTGCTACCTCTATATCTTTTTTAACGGCTCTTGTTAACCCACAAACCGAAGCATTTTTCACCAATTTAGCAATTTCGTTCACCGAAGCAAAGTCACCTGGACTTGATATTGGAAAACCAGCCTCAATAATATCAACTCCCAAAACATCTAATCTTTCTGCAATTATTAACTTTTGTTGTGTGTCTAGTTTACATCCAGGGACTTGCTCTCCATCTCTTAATGTAGTATCGAAAATTTGGACTTTATCATTTGGCATAATCTAAAAACTTTTGTCTTAATGTTAATTCAAATGTATATATTGGTTTTTCTAAGTAACCTTTTTAAAACAGGTTATCTACGAGACTTAACACAAAATAATTATTTTTTAAAAACTGAATATCAGTTAGTTATGAGCAAAACAATTACATCAACCAACCAACAAAATGATTCTCTTTTTATTTTGATAAAGTCCTTATCAAAGTCAGAAAAGCGTCAATTTAATCTTTATGTTGGGCGTTTAGGTGGTAATGTAGATGCAAAATTTTTTGCACTTTTTAAATTATTAGAAAAACAAAAAAGCTATGATGAAAAAGCAATCATTAAAAGTGGTGTTGTTAGCAAGCAACAGCTTTCTAATCTTAAAGCACATTTGTATAAACAAATATTAACTAGTTTACGTTTAAACCCAGCCCATAAAAACATTAGAATTCAAATTAGAGAACAATTAGATTTTGCAACTGTTCTTTATTTGAAAGGGTTGTATAAACAGAGTTTAAAACTATTAGAGAAAGCCAAAAATATGGCTCTTGATAGTGAAGAAAAAAATATTGCCTATGAAATTGTTGAATTTGAAAAAATTATTGAAAGTCAATATATAACTAGAAGCCTTAATACTAGAGCAGACGAATTAACTATTCAAGCCAAAGAACTAAGCCAACAAAATGTTATTACTAGTAAACTTTCTAACCTTTCATTACAGTTATATGGTATATTATTAAAAAAAGGATATGTTAGAAATGATGAAGAGCTTAAAAAAGTTAATGATTATTTTGAGGCTAGATTACCTAAATACAACTTTAACACATTAGGTTTTAGAGAAAAATTATGGTTATACAAGGCTAATTTATGGCATAGTTTTTTAACCCAAGATTTTCTAAAAAGCTACAAACATGCTAACAAATGGATTTTATTATTTAAATCAGATCCAAAAAACATATCCTTACACCCAGTATTCTATCTTAAAGGAATTAACTATTTATTAGAAAGCTTATTCTTTGTAAAACATTATCATAAATTTAAAGAAGAATTCGCTCTTTTTGAAGAAAATATAGAAACGAAAACAATTCCACAAAATAGTAATACTGAAATTTTAATTTTCCAATATTATTATGCTAACAAACTTCATTTGCATTTTTTAGAAGGTAGCTTTAAAGAAGGAGAATATTTAGTTGCTATTATTAACCAAAAAATTGAAGAATATAGAAGCCTTTTAGATAATCATCATGTTGTTGTGTTATATTATAAAATTGCTTGTCTATATTTTGGAATGGGAGATAACAAAAACTGTATCTTATATCTAAATAAGATTATAAAATCTAAAAACTTACACGTTGCTGAAGACTTACAATGCTTTGCTAGAGTACTAAGTTTAATTGCTCATTATGAATCTGGTTTAGATTATCATTTAGAAGTACAGTTTAAGGATACCTACCGTTTTTTATTAAAAATGGAAAACCTACAAGAGGTACAAAAAGAATTTATTTCTTCAATAAAATCACTTGGAGATGTGTATCCTCACCAAATAAAAAAGGAATTTAAAAAGATATATGAACGTTTAAAAATATTTGAAAATCATCCTTATGAAAAAAGAGCTTTCCTGTATTTAGATATTTTATCTTGGTTAGAAAGCAAAATAGCAAACAAAACTGTTGGTGAAATTATTCAAGAAAAATTTAAACAAATTAACAAGTAATTTAAAATCATTTATATATATTTGACCCGATGTTATTAGACGAAAGAAATATAACTTATTCTAAAACCACCATTACAGTGGCTTCTTTTGCTATTACAATCATTTCTACTATCATTATTATTACCCTTTAGGGGGTAGCTATAAACATATAATCTTTTCATACTATATATTTTTTATAAAATAAAAAATAAACAAACAACTAATTTTTAGACAACAACACATACATAACATTTAAAATGAAAGTTTTAAAATTTGGAGGCTCATCTGTAGCTAACAGTCAAAACATAAGTAAAGTAGTTAGCATTGTAGCTAAAACTGCTTCAAAAGAAAAAATTGCCGTAGTGGTATCTGCTTTTGGTAAAACAACTAATAAACTTATTGCTTCAGCAAATTTTGCAGCTAATAATCAAACTGATTATTTAGAGCTATATAATGAAGTTAAAGAACACCACTTACAAGTAATAGACACCTTAGTAAATACTAAACAAAAATCAGCTGTAACTGTACATGTTAGCAAGCTATTTAGCCAGTTAAAAACTTTATTAGAAGGATGTTTCTTATTACAAGAAATCACACCAAAAGCAATGGCAACTATTAGTGGCTTTGGTGAATTACTTTCTTCTTATATTATCTCAGAAGTTGCAAAAAATAATTTAGATGCAACTTATAAAGACAGTAGGGAATTAATTAGAACTAATAATGTTTTTGATAAAGCTGTAGTCAACTTTAAAACTACAAATCAAAACTGTGTAAATTATTTTAAACAAAACCAACACCAAGTAACTGTTTTACCTGGGTTTATAGCTAAAACGGAAAGCGGTTTATCTACTACATTAGGAAGAGGCGGTTCTGACTATACAGCTGCTATTTACGCTGCAGCTCTAGGTGCTAATGAGTTACAAATATGGACAGATGTAAGCGGTATGTTTACAGCGAATCCTAGTATTGTAAAACAAGCTTTTCCTATACCAGAGATTTCATATCAAGAAGCTATGGAGTTATCTCATTTTGGAGCAAAAGTGATTTATCCTCCAACTATCCAACCTGTACTCTACAAGGAAATACCTATTGTAATAAAAAACACATTTGAACCAGATAACAAAGGGACTTTAATAGCTAATAATATACAGAGTAATAGTCCTGTAAAAGGAATCAGTCATATAGAAAATATTACTTTATTAACTTTAGAAGGAAGTGGTATGATTGGAGTTTCAGGTGTTTCAAAACGTATGTTTGAAACGCTATCCAATCAAGAAATAAATGTGGTGCTAATTACACAAGCCTCTTCTGAGCATTCTATTTGTGTAGGAATTTATGACGATGACGCAGAAAAAGCAGAAAAAGCATTAAACCAAGCTTTTGAAATTGAAATAGAACGCCACAAAGTAAATCCAGTTGTTATAGAACAAGGATTATCTATTCTTGCTCTAGTTGGAGATAACATGAAAAATCACCAAGGATTAAGTGGTCAAATGTTTAGTGCTTTAGGTAAAAATAATGTTAACATAAGAGCTATTGCACAAGGTGCATCACAAAAAAACATATCTGCTGTAATAGATAGTAAAGATGCTAAAAAAGGTTTAAATACTTTACATGAACAGTTTTTTGAAGAAAAAATTAAACAACTAAATTTATTTGTTACTGGAGTAGGAAATGTAGGCGAACGTTTTTTAGCTCAAATAAATCAACAAAGTAAATATTTAAAAGAGCATTTAAAAATGAGCATTAGAGTTGTAGGAATTGCTAACTCAAAAAAAATGGCTTTTGATACCTCTGGAATAGATTTAGATAATTGGAATTCTGTCCTTTCTAATGGAGAACCAGCTTCTTTAGATTCCTTTTTTAATAAAACGAAATCATTAAACTTACGTAACGCTGTTTTTGTAGATAATACAGCTAATCAAAAAGTCTCTGAAGTTTACGAAAAATATTTACGCAACAATATAGCAGTTGTTACTTGTAATAAAATAGCTTGCGCCTCTCAATTAGAAAACTATAAAACATTAAAACAAATATCACGTAAATACAATGCCCCATTTTTATTTGAAACTAATGTTGGTGCTGGATTACCTATTATAGACACGCTTAAAAACTTAGTTGCTTCTGGTGATAGAGTTCATAAAATACAAGCTGTTTTATCAGGAAGTTTAAACTTTGTTTTTAACAACTTTAATGCTTCCACTACTTTTCATGATGTAGTTACTGAAGCTCAAAATCAAGGATATACAGAACCAGACCCTAAAATTGATTTAAGCGGAGTAGATGTAGCTAGAAAAATATTAATTCTTGCTCGTGAAAGTGGTTATGAATTAGAGCTATCTGATATTGAAAATAATGCATTCTTGCCAGAAAAAAGCTTGAATACTACCAATAATAACGATTTTTATACTACACTTACTGAATTTGAGGATGATTTTCAAACACTATTTAAAGAAGCAAACGACAAAAAGTGTCGCTTAAAATATGTAGCCGAATTTTCTAATGGAAAAGCTAAGGTTGGGTTACAACAAATCCCAACTGAACATCCTTTTTATAATTTAGAAGGAAGCGACAATATTGTGCTATTCTACACAGATAGATACCCTAAACAACCTTTGCAAATTAAAGGAGCTGGTGCTGGTGCAGACGTAACTGCTTCAGGTATTTTTGCTGATGTTATTAGAACTGGAAATAATTAATTTATTGTAACCTTTTATAGACTAAAAATGAATTCAATAAAAATATTTGCTCCTGCAACTGTAGCCAATGTTTCCTGTGGATTTGATTCTATGGGGTTCGCTGTAGAAACCAAAGGAGATGAAATGACCTTTACCAAAACAAATAAAAAAGGGGTAACCATAACTAGTATTACTGGTGCTGAAGGATTAACATTAGATCCTACCAAAAATGCTGCTGGTGTAGTTGCTTTAGCAATGTTAACTAAACACCCTTGTGATTTTGGTATTGCAATTACCATGCACAAAGGCTTTGCTCCTGGTAGTGGTCTGGGAAGTAGTGCAGCAAGCTCAGCTGGAGCTGCCTTTGGTGTAAATCAATTACTAGGTCAACCTTTTTCTAATACTGAACTTACTAAGTTTGCTATGCTAGGGGAAGAAGCTGCCTGTGGTACTCCTATTGCCGATAATGTTTCTGCTGCTATTTTTGGAGGCTTTGTTTTAATTAGAAATTATCACCCTTTAGATATTATACGTCTACCTGTTCCTGAAGAACTTAGATTAGTTGCAATTCACCCACAAATCGAAGTAAAAACCAAAGACGCTCGTGATGTATTACCTAAAGATGTTCCGCTTAAAAGTGCAATTACACAGTGGGCTAATGTAGGTGGGTTAATTAGTGGCTTATATACTAATGATTATAATTTAATTAGTAATTCCTTAACAGATGTAATTGTTGAGCCTGCTAGAAAGCATTTAATTCCTCATTTTGATACTGTTAAAAATGAAGCCATTAAAGCTGGAGCTTTAGGTGCTGGAATTTCTGGAGCAGGTCCTACAATCTTTGCTTTATGCCAAGGTGATGCTGTTGCTCAAAAAGTACATAACGCTATAGAAAATGCCTATTCAAATACAGGAATTGAATACTATGTATTCCAATCTAAAGTAAACACAAAAGGAATACAAATTTTAGAAACAACATAACAAACTATAGTTTACATTGTAAACAAAAACAAACAACACAAGATGAAGTATTATAGTCTTAACAAAAAATCACCAGATGTTAGCTTTCAAAAAGCGGTGGTAAACGGATTAGCCCCAGATAGAGGCTTGTATTTCCCTAAAAGCATTACTCCATTATCTAAGGAGTTTATTGAAAATATAGATCAATACTCTAATGAAGAAATTGCATACGAAGCTATTAAACAATTTGTTGGTGATGAAATTCCTACAGAAACCTTAAAAGAAATCATTAGTGAAACCTTATCTTTTGATTTCCCTGTAGTTTCTATAGAAGAAAATGTACATACTTTAGAGCTTTTTCATGGCCCTACAATGGCTTTCAAAGATGTTGGTGCTAGATTTATGGCTAGATGCCTAGGGTATTTTAATAGAAACAACAGCAACCAAGTAACTGTTTTAGTAGCTACTTCTGGAGATACAGGTGGTGCCGTTGCTCATGGATTCTTAGGTGTTAAAGGAGTTGATGTTGTTATTTTATATCCTAGTGGAAAAGTTAGTGATATT encodes the following:
- the thrA gene encoding bifunctional aspartate kinase/homoserine dehydrogenase I; the protein is MKVLKFGGSSVANSQNISKVVSIVAKTASKEKIAVVVSAFGKTTNKLIASANFAANNQTDYLELYNEVKEHHLQVIDTLVNTKQKSAVTVHVSKLFSQLKTLLEGCFLLQEITPKAMATISGFGELLSSYIISEVAKNNLDATYKDSRELIRTNNVFDKAVVNFKTTNQNCVNYFKQNQHQVTVLPGFIAKTESGLSTTLGRGGSDYTAAIYAAALGANELQIWTDVSGMFTANPSIVKQAFPIPEISYQEAMELSHFGAKVIYPPTIQPVLYKEIPIVIKNTFEPDNKGTLIANNIQSNSPVKGISHIENITLLTLEGSGMIGVSGVSKRMFETLSNQEINVVLITQASSEHSICVGIYDDDAEKAEKALNQAFEIEIERHKVNPVVIEQGLSILALVGDNMKNHQGLSGQMFSALGKNNVNIRAIAQGASQKNISAVIDSKDAKKGLNTLHEQFFEEKIKQLNLFVTGVGNVGERFLAQINQQSKYLKEHLKMSIRVVGIANSKKMAFDTSGIDLDNWNSVLSNGEPASLDSFFNKTKSLNLRNAVFVDNTANQKVSEVYEKYLRNNIAVVTCNKIACASQLENYKTLKQISRKYNAPFLFETNVGAGLPIIDTLKNLVASGDRVHKIQAVLSGSLNFVFNNFNASTTFHDVVTEAQNQGYTEPDPKIDLSGVDVARKILILARESGYELELSDIENNAFLPEKSLNTTNNNDFYTTLTEFEDDFQTLFKEANDKKCRLKYVAEFSNGKAKVGLQQIPTEHPFYNLEGSDNIVLFYTDRYPKQPLQIKGAGAGADVTASGIFADVIRTGNN
- a CDS encoding homoserine kinase, translating into MNSIKIFAPATVANVSCGFDSMGFAVETKGDEMTFTKTNKKGVTITSITGAEGLTLDPTKNAAGVVALAMLTKHPCDFGIAITMHKGFAPGSGLGSSAASSAGAAFGVNQLLGQPFSNTELTKFAMLGEEAACGTPIADNVSAAIFGGFVLIRNYHPLDIIRLPVPEELRLVAIHPQIEVKTKDARDVLPKDVPLKSAITQWANVGGLISGLYTNDYNLISNSLTDVIVEPARKHLIPHFDTVKNEAIKAGALGAGISGAGPTIFALCQGDAVAQKVHNAIENAYSNTGIEYYVFQSKVNTKGIQILETT